TCTCCTGTGGCCCAGGGACCGGCGGCATCACCAGGGAAACcggttagaaatgcagagtctgggccaggcatggtggctcacacctgtcatcccagcactctgggaggccaaggctggaggatcacttgaggtcaggagtttgagaccagcctgaacaagagcaagaccctgtctctaccataaataaaaaaagaaattaattggccaactaatatatatagaaaaaatcaggccgggcgctgtggctcacgcctgtaatcctagctcttgggaggccgaggcgggcggattgctcaaggtcaggagttcaaaaccagcctgagcaagagcgagaccccgtctctactataaatagaaagaaattaattggccaactgatatatatataaaaaaaaaaattagccgggcatggtggcgcatgcctgtagtcccagctacccgggaggctgaggcagaaggatcactcgagcccaggagtttgaggttgctgtgagccaggctgacgccacggcactcactctagcctgggcaacaaagtgagactctgtctcaaaaaaaaaaaaaaaaaaaatcagccgggcatggtggcgcatgcctgtagtcccagctactcgggaggctgaggcaggaggatcgcttaagcccaggagttggaggttgctgtgagctaggctgacgccacggcactcactctagcccgggcaacagagtgagactctgtctcccaaaaaaagaaaagaaatgcagagtCTTGGGCCTCACCCCCAGACCTGCAGGGCCAGAGCCCCGGGGGCGGGGGACCCAGAAGGTTCCGGAAAGTGGGCGGGCGCCGTGAGCGGAGCATCCCAAGACCCTCCCCTTCCCGCCCCTGCAGGTGGATTTCGAGGACGTGATCGCGGAGCCCGTGGGCACCTACAGCTTCGACGGCGTGTGGAAGGCGAGCTACACCACCTTCACCGTGTCCAAGTACTGGTGCTACCGCCTGCTGTCCACGCTGCTGGGCGTGCCGCTGGCGCTGCTCTGGGGCTTCCTGTTCGCCTGCATCTCCTTCGGCCACATCTGGGCAGTGGTGCCCTGCGTCAAGAGCTACCTGATCGGGGTCCAGTGCGCCAGCCACGTGTACTCGCTCTGCGTGCGCACCTTCTGCAACCCGCTCTTCGCTGCCCTGGGCCAGGCGTGCGGCAGCATCAAGGTCCTGCTGCGCAAGGAAGTCTGAGGCGGGgacggcgggggcggcgggccaggctgggcacccccacccccgccccgcccagccacCGCACCATAGGGGCGCCAGGGAGCTCAGCCCCTTTAGGGACTACTCGCCCCCCCCCAAGAAGGGCGCACACCTGGTCTCTCGCCTGCAATCCtgggactctgggaggcctaggcggaggatcgctcgaggtcaggattcgagatcagcctgaacaagagcgagacccgtctctactaaaaattgaaagaaattaattggccaactaaaaatatatagagaaaaaactagcggggcatggtggcgcatgcctgtagtcccagctattcgggaggctgaggcaggaggatcgcttgagcccaggagtgtgaggttgctgttagcgaggctgacgccacggcactctagccggggtggtgagactctgtctcagaaactcACACACGGCCCAGCCCGAGGCCCGGCCGCCCACGGCCCGTGGGGGAGGAGCGTGCGCACAGAGGCAGCCGCTGCAGGTCTTCGCGCGCCTGCACCGACAGCGTCCCCGCCCGCCCCCACGCCCGCCCCCACGCCCGCCCCCACGCCCGCCCCCACGCCCGCCCCCACGCCCGCCCAGGAAGCCCCCGGGACTCGCGTCGGGAGTGAGACAGCTCCAATAAAGGGTTCTGGCTGTGTCGTGCCGTTCTGTGTGTCTGGGAGGCCGGCGCGCGTCCCCGCTGCTCCCCCGCCCTCGACCCAGGGACGGCCGGCGCGCGTCCCCCGCTGCTCCCCCGCCCTCGACTCAGGGACGGCCGGCGCGCGTCCCCGCTGCTCCCCCGCCCTCGACTCAGGGACGGCCGGCGCGCGTCCCCGCTGCTCCCCCGCCCTCGACTCAGGGACGGCCGGCGCGCGTCCCCGCTGCTCCCCCTCCGTCGACCCAGGGACGGCCGGCGCGCGTCCCCGCTGCTCCCCCTCCGTCGACCCAGGGACGGCCGGCGCGCGTCCCCGCTGCTCCCCCTCCGTCGACCCAGGGACGGCCGGCGCGCGTCCCCGCTGCTCCCCCCGGTCGACCCAGGGACGGCCGGCGCGCGTCCCCGCTGCTCCCCCCACGGTCGACCCAGGGACGGCCGGCGCGCGTCCCCGCTGCTCCCCCCACGGTCGACCCAGGGACGGCCGGCGCGCGTCCCCGCTGCTCCCCCGCCCTCGACTCAGGGACGGCCGGCGCGCGTCCCCGCTGCTCCCCCTCCGTCGACCCAGGGACGGCCGGCGCGCGTCCCCGCTGCTCCCCCTCCGTCGACCCAGGGACGGCCGGCGCGCGTCCCCGCTGCTCCCCCTCCGTCGACCCAGGGACGGCCGGCGCGCGTCCCCGCTGCTCCCCCTCCGTCGACCCAGGGACGGCCGGCGCGCGTCCCCGCTGCTCCCCCGCCCTCGACCCAGGGACGGCCGGCGCGCGTCCCCGCTGCTCCCCCCACGGTCGACCCAGGGACGGCCGGCGCGCGTCCCCGCTGCTCCCCCGCCCTCGACCCAGGGACGGCCGGCGCGCGTCCCCGCTGCTCCCCCTCCGTCGACCCAGGGACGGCCGGCGCGCGTCCCCGCTGCTCCCCCTCCGTCGACCCAGGGACCGCCGGCGTGTCTGTCCGCGGGGTTCGCTTGTTTTGGGGACTCGGCCCCACCCCACGTCCCCTGGGAGGTCAGGTCCAAGTGAGATCTGTCGCCTCCGGCCAGCCGACAGGCCCCGACGGAGGAAAGCAGTCTTTGGCGGAGGCCGGGACCCTCCccggcaggcagggcctgggttcGAGTCTTCCCAGACCTCCCCCTGGGCCCCCAGGCGCTGAGCCCCGGCCGGCCCACCACGCGGCGCGCACCCTCAGCCCTGAGGCCTAGCGCGCAGGCGTGGACCGCTGCGGACACGGAAAGCACCAGGAAGGGGCGGGCCGCCGCCGACACGCACCCCGAACACGCCGGTGTCCGGAACCTCGGCCTCCACAGAGCCTCACAGCGGCCGCGGCCGGACCCACTCGGCTTCCGCCCGGGGAGAGCGAGTCAGTGTCCCGGTCGGCTCTCCCACCGCCCCGGTTCCCGAAAGGCCGTGCCCCGTAGGGAAAGCTCACGCGAGCCGCCGCCCCTCGGGCCTGGCGGCCTCTGCTGGCTGCGAGCAGGGCGGCCCCGGACAGCAGCAGAGCCCGGGCCGGCCGGGCAGCGAGCCAGTGGGCACAGGTGCCAACGGGCCGCCGTTCCCGCCCACAGGGCCGCCGTTCCCGCCCACAGGGCCCCGCCGTTCCCTCCCACAGGGCCCCGCCGTTCCCGCCCACAGGACCGCCGTTCCCGCCCACAGGGCCGCCGTTCCCGCCCACAGGGCCGCCGTTCCCGCCCACAGGGCCGCCGTTCCCGCCCACAGGGCCGCCGTTCCCGCCCACAGGGCCGCCGTTCCCGCCCACAGGGCCGCCGTTCCCGCCCACAGGGCCGCCGTTCCCGCCCACAGGGCCCCGCCGTTCCCGCCCACAGGGCCCCGCCGTTCCCGCCCACAGGGCCGCCGTTCCCGCCCACAGGCCCCGCCGTTCCCGCCCACAGGGCCCCGGGGCCGGTGCTCGGGCATGGAGACCCCAGCAGGCACCCTGTAGCTGCCCGGAGAGCGGGGACCGGCTGGTGTGGACGCCCTCCGTGCCTGTCCCAGCAACGAACGCCCTGAGTCCAGAGGTGGCACGGCTGCCGCCCCGTTAACTCCGGAGACTTTCCTCAAATTCAGGGCTCAGCCGCCCTTCTCTCATGACTTCTAGACCATTCTAGCTCCTTCTAGCGTGTGTGTGCGTCGGCCGTGGCGTGGGGGAGGCAGGAGTCGGGCTCTAAAGAAAGAAAGTGGCCAGGCCGGGCGGGGCTCACGCCTTCATCCAGCACtcggagaccgaggcgggaggatcgctggaggtcaggagtttgacaccagcctgagcaagagcgagaccccgtctctactataaatagaaagaaattaattggccaactaacacataaagaaaaatttaggcgggcgtggtggcgcatgcctgtagtcgcagctactcgggaggctgaggcaggaggatcgcttgagcccaggagtctgaggttgctgtgagcgaggctgacggcactgtagcccgggcaacacaattagactctgtctcaaaaaaaaaaaacgaaagaaagaaagaagcgaAGGGGCCTGTGGCTTTCGAGGCGTGTGCTCCTGCGTGTTCTCAGGAAGTGCGAAACGTGTCGGAACCGAGCGCGCCCGAGTGGGCGAGCCGGCGGAGGCCGCGGAGGGCGCGCCGCGTGTGGTGGCCGGCGGAGGCCGCGGAGGGCGCGCCGCGGGTGGTGGCGGGGAGCTTCCTCAGACGCGGCGCGCCCGCCTTCCACGGAGGCCAGGGCGCTCGGAGCAGGCTTGCCAGGCAAGAGGCGCCCGAGGCTCGGCCGCCAAGACCAGCGTCTGCGCGCTCGCCCTGCGGCTCGCGGCGGCGCTTTCGCCCAGACGGAAAGGCGCGTCTTGCAGAGAAACCGAGGGAGAAACCCCTGCGCCGCCCAGTGGTGAGTCAGGGAGAAACAGGCTCCGGGAGGCTGAGACGTGGATTCCAAGGAATTCATTCATCAAGCTGGTTTTCTCTGAATGCACCTGCTATAaacatatgtttttttatttttagcttttttaagtgtacaattcagtgtttcTTAGTACGTCTCTAAATCGCGTGCCGTCACCGCCGACTCCGGAACAttctcaccaccaccccccaaaaaagaaaccccacacccTGAGTAGTCAGTCCCCATTTCCAACAGCCCCCGGGCTCCCCGGCAAACACTGGTCCATATTCCGTCTCTAAGGATCCGTCTGTTCTGGAACATTCCGTGTAAATGGGATCAGACAGCATGTGGCCTTGTGCGACTGGCTTCTTTCGCTCGGGGAGTTTCCAAGGTCCACCTGCCCTGCAGCAAACGCCAAGGCTTCCTTTCTTCTACAGCCGGCCTGGCACGCCTTGTCTCCCACTCTTCGTTCAATGGACGGGTGGGCTGTTTCCACCCTAGGCTGTTATAAGTCACGGTGCTACGGACATCAGAGTTTTACGTGTTTTTATGCCTATGTacgttttcatttatcttgggcaAATACCCACGAGTGGCATTTCCCGGGTCCCACGGTGATTCCATATTTAAGGTTTTGAGGAACCGTTGAACTGTTTTCCGAAGGGCTGCACCATTCGCATACCCGCCAGCCGTGTGTGTGGGTTTCCAGATTCTCTGCATCCTCCCGACACCTGCTATTGCCCCTCCCTGTCATTCCAGTAGCCCTCGGGGGTGTGAAGTGGACTCTCACCGTGAGTTCACTTTGCATTCCCTAGAGAATTATACAATGCtgagcatctcttcatgtgcttattggctgtttgtgtaccttctttggaaaaatgtctatttaactctttagcccatttttaattggtttatttctctttttatcattgcaagagttatttatatattctggagaCAAGTCTCTCATTAGATATACGATTTGCAAAcatctctcccattctgtgggtcgTCTTTTCGTTTTCCTGGTAGCATCCTTTAAATCACAAAAGCGTTATATCTTGACTACGTCCGattgatctatttttcttttggttgtttgGGTCTTTGGTGTCGTAGCTAAGAAGCCACTGCCTAACCTCAGTTGACAAAGCTTTATGCCTACGTTTCCTTCTCAGAAttttagttttagctcttacatttaggtcttggatgcatttggagttaatttttgcatatggtgtaaGGGAAGTGGAGTTTAACGTCAGGCTTTGGCACATCCAACCGTCCCGGCACCATCTGCTGATAACACTCCTCCTTCCCCGGCGAATcatcttggcacccttgtcaaaaatcaactgaccataaaTGTAGGTGTTCGTATCTGACTCTTTATTCTATCCCCCTGCTCTGGATGTCTACCCTTgagccagtcccatgctgttttcaTTATCGTAGCCTTATAGTGAGTTCTGAAATCAGGAAGTCTGAATCCACCAACctcattcttctttctcaagatttaTTGGCTATTCTGGACTCCTTGTATCTCCTCACAAATTTTAGGACCAGCCCACTCATTTCTGCAGAGAAGCCTGCTAGGGCTTTTAACaaggattgaattgaatctgtgtACCAGTTAGGACAGTATTGCTCTCTGAACAATATTGAGTCTCTGACCCACAAACATGGCCTTcctatttatttaagtcttctttaatttctttcaatagtaGGTTGTAGTTTTCAGGGTACAAGTCTTGTACTTCTTTTGTTACATTTTCCCCTATGTATCCTTTCTGAtcctattataaatggaattatttattaatttcattctCATATCGCTCATTACTAGTGTAGAGAAATACAACttacttttgtatattgatctgGCATCCTGCCactttgctgaacttgtttattagttctactgagggggtgtgtgtatgtgtgtgtgtttgtgtgtaagtTCCTTAGGATTTCCCATAGACAAaaccatgtcatctgcaaatagttctacttcttcctttccaatctttccttcccttccaatccaatcttcctttcatttctttttcttttccaagtgcTTCTTCTTAAACAATCCATGTTCTAATCTCCTCCCTGGGCCAGATGGTCTTACGGGATAACTGCTAGCTCCCAGGGCTACCCTCCCACGAACCGGTCCCCAGGGGCACCAGGATCTGCCCACTCAAAGGCAAAGGTGCCACCCTCCCCAGCAGGAGCCCCATCCCCACTCCTCACCCCAATTCTCACAATACTGGGATTCCTGGCCCAACTGGCCACCAATCTTATTTCACCACCTCTCACAAGATCCCAGAACAAAGGCGTAAAAAGATAGTAGAGTGACATGAcaggtggggagggcggggggaCGTGGCCCACCCATACCCAGGGTAGCAGCTGGGTCACAGGCAGacagaaatgtgtgtgtgggaggaGCCCAGGAGGGGGGGGGGGATTACGTGCTGGCTGAGTCTTCTTCATCTTCCACCCTGGAGACCACCTCCCGCTCTGCGTAGGCCACCCCCAGGAGCGGAGGCATTCAGGCTGACAGGTACCTTGTGCACGTACACCGACACCAAGTTGCGGTGCGGCCCAGTTGGCACAGCCTGCGCCTCATGGGGCGGCGCTGGCCCAGGCCGGCGGGTCACGCCACGGTGGGCTGGGAGCCGCTCCTCTGGCTCGAGCTGCGGCGGCTCAGGACGAAGGAGGACGAGCCGCTCTTtctgctgaggctggtctcgccCGGCCGGCTCCCCTGCTGGCGGCTGGAGGGGCAGCAGAGGAAGCGCTGCACGAGTTCATGAAAGAGGTGGCCCGTGAAGAGCATGTAGATCCAGGGGTTGCAGCAGCTGTTGAGGCTGGCCAGGAGCATGGCGATGATGAAGGCCGAAGCTGGCGGGGGGGAGAGAGACAGGTGACAGGGCGTCAAGACCGGACCAGCTCCCACACCTGCCCGCCCCAGACGCGGCACCCCGAGCAACGGCTTTGTCCAAGTGCCTCGTCCTCATCACAAGACAAcatactactgtgtttccctgaaaacaagccctacccataaaacaagccctggcaggatgtctgagcacgtgcgccatagaagccccaccccgaaaatcagccctagtgccgggcgtggctgcgcagcgtctgcacaacccgtgcgtgtcgtcgcggagcgggaaagaacacgagcagcccttctcctccgcccgtgacagctctagtgctcagcaggagagatcggggccggtggctctaaaggaaacagagtcgcaagacattcaggatgggattcggggtttg
The Microcebus murinus isolate Inina chromosome 28, M.murinus_Inina_mat1.0, whole genome shotgun sequence genome window above contains:
- the CAV3 gene encoding caveolin-3 gives rise to the protein MMAEERSDLEAQIVKDIHFKEIDLVNRDPKNINEDIVKVDFEDVIAEPVGTYSFDGVWKASYTTFTVSKYWCYRLLSTLLGVPLALLWGFLFACISFGHIWAVVPCVKSYLIGVQCASHVYSLCVRTFCNPLFAALGQACGSIKVLLRKEV